The Gammaproteobacteria bacterium genome includes a window with the following:
- the gltB gene encoding glutamate synthase large subunit, which produces RYRRGIRTGLLKILSKMGISTIAGYRGAQLFEIIGLAPDVVDLCFPGTPARIGGAGFVDLDRDQRQLAAEARDESVALRAGGLYKYVHGGEYHMYNPDVIASLQEAVRTGGTAAYRRYADHVDTRPPSALRDLLRPRDAERPLPLDQVEPLAQIVTRFDSAGMSLGALSPEAHEALAIAMNRLGARSNSGEGGEDPVRYGTEKMSKIKQVASGRFGVTPSYLVHAEVLQIKIAQGAKPGEGGQLPGHKVNEMIARLRFAKPGIGLISPPPHHDIYSIEDLAQLIHDLKQVNPEALVSVKLVSHAGVGTVAAGVVKAGADLITVSGHDGGTGASPLTSLKYAGTPWELGLSETRQTLLKHGLRDRVRLQTDGGLKTGLDVIKAAILGAESFGFGTAPMVALGCKYLRICHLNNCATGVATQHELLRRNHFVGLPEMVENFFRFIAEDVRAHLARLGFARLEDIIGRTDLLERLDVPLAGTGPLDLTPLLAREGGGHMKPYCIRARNPVRETSALVEAIQTDTAAAVAARSGGRFAYAITNADRAVGARLSGAIARQWGDHGMDEAPLTLALSGSAGQSLGAWNAGGLHIDVTGEANDYVGKGMAGGRIVLRPPEDAGYASHEAPIVGNTCLYGATGGTLFAAGTAGERFGVRNSGAIAVVEGTGDHCCEYMTGGVVCVLGKTGVNFGAGMTGGFAFVLDEDGQFTDRYNHELIDTHRLVPAHMQAHRNYLRKLIEDYTAETGSAWGRHVLDDFSGYLPKFWLVKPKAADLESLIDSLQQAA; this is translated from the coding sequence GTCGCTACCGCCGTGGCATTCGTACCGGGCTGCTGAAGATCCTGTCCAAGATGGGCATCTCCACCATCGCCGGCTACCGCGGCGCGCAGCTGTTCGAGATCATCGGCCTTGCGCCGGACGTGGTCGACCTCTGCTTCCCCGGCACCCCGGCGCGCATCGGCGGTGCGGGCTTTGTGGACCTGGACCGCGACCAGCGCCAGCTGGCGGCCGAGGCGCGCGACGAAAGCGTGGCCTTGCGCGCCGGCGGCCTGTACAAGTACGTGCACGGCGGCGAGTACCACATGTACAACCCGGACGTGATCGCCTCGCTGCAGGAGGCGGTGCGTACCGGCGGCACGGCCGCCTACCGGCGCTATGCCGACCACGTGGACACACGCCCGCCCTCGGCATTGCGCGACCTGCTGCGCCCGCGAGATGCGGAAAGGCCCCTTCCGCTGGATCAGGTCGAGCCGCTGGCGCAGATCGTTACGCGCTTCGACTCGGCCGGCATGAGCCTGGGCGCGCTCTCGCCCGAGGCGCACGAGGCCCTGGCCATTGCCATGAACCGCCTCGGCGCACGTTCCAACTCCGGCGAGGGCGGTGAGGATCCGGTGCGCTACGGCACCGAGAAGATGTCCAAGATCAAGCAGGTTGCGTCGGGCCGCTTCGGCGTCACTCCGTCCTACCTGGTGCATGCCGAGGTGCTGCAGATCAAGATCGCCCAGGGCGCCAAGCCCGGCGAGGGCGGCCAGCTGCCCGGGCACAAGGTCAACGAGATGATCGCGCGGCTGCGCTTCGCCAAGCCCGGCATCGGCCTGATCTCGCCGCCGCCGCACCACGACATCTACTCCATCGAGGACCTGGCCCAGCTGATCCACGACCTCAAGCAGGTCAATCCCGAGGCGCTGGTCTCGGTCAAGCTGGTCAGCCACGCCGGCGTGGGCACCGTGGCCGCGGGCGTGGTCAAGGCCGGTGCGGACCTGATCACCGTGTCCGGCCACGACGGCGGCACCGGCGCCAGCCCGCTGACCTCGCTCAAGTACGCCGGCACGCCGTGGGAGCTGGGCCTGTCCGAGACCCGCCAGACCTTGCTCAAGCACGGCCTGCGCGATCGCGTGCGGCTGCAGACCGACGGCGGCCTGAAGACCGGCCTGGACGTGATCAAGGCGGCCATCCTGGGCGCGGAGAGCTTCGGCTTCGGCACCGCACCGATGGTCGCGCTGGGCTGCAAGTACCTGCGCATCTGCCATCTCAACAACTGCGCCACCGGCGTGGCCACGCAGCACGAGCTGCTGCGGCGCAACCATTTCGTCGGACTGCCGGAGATGGTGGAGAACTTCTTCCGCTTCATCGCCGAGGACGTGCGCGCGCACCTGGCGCGGCTGGGCTTTGCGCGGCTGGAGGACATCATCGGCCGCACCGACCTGCTCGAGCGCCTCGACGTGCCGCTGGCCGGCACCGGCCCGCTGGACCTGACGCCGCTGCTGGCGCGCGAGGGCGGCGGGCACATGAAGCCCTACTGCATCCGCGCACGCAATCCGGTGCGCGAGACCTCGGCCCTGGTCGAGGCCATCCAGACCGACACCGCCGCCGCCGTTGCCGCGCGCAGCGGCGGGCGCTTCGCCTACGCCATCACCAACGCCGACCGCGCCGTCGGCGCGCGCCTTTCCGGCGCCATCGCCCGGCAATGGGGCGACCACGGCATGGACGAGGCGCCGCTGACCCTGGCCCTGAGCGGCAGCGCCGGGCAGAGCCTGGGCGCATGGAACGCCGGCGGCCTGCACATCGACGTCACCGGCGAGGCCAACGACTACGTCGGCAAGGGCATGGCCGGCGGCCGCATCGTGCTGCGTCCGCCCGAGGACGCCGGCTACGCCAGCCACGAGGCGCCGATCGTCGGCAACACCTGCCTGTACGGCGCCACCGGCGGCACCCTGTTCGCCGCCGGCACCGCCGGCGAGCGCTTCGGCGTGCGCAACTCCGGCGCCATCGCCGTGGTCGAGGGTACCGGCGACCACTGCTGCGAGTACATGACCGGTGGCGTGGTGTGCGTGCTGGGCAAGACGGGGGTCAACTTCGGCGCCGGCATGACCGGCGGGTTCGCCTTCGTGCTGGACGAGGACGGCCAGTTCACCGACCGCTACAACCACGAGTTGATCGACACGCACCGGCTCGTGCCGGCGCATATGCAGGCCCACCGCAACTACCTGCGCAAGCTCATCGAGGACTACACCGCCGAGACCGGCAGTGCCTGGGGCCGCCACGTCCTGGACGACTTCAGCGGCTACCTGCCCAAGTTCTGGCTGGTCAAACCCAAGGCCGCCGACCTCGAGAGCCTGATCGACTCCCTGCAGCAGGCGGCGTAA
- the dnaG gene encoding DNA primase has product MSRIPQSFIDDLLARVDIVEVIDARVPLKKSGHEYKACCPFHNEKTPSFYVSPGKQFYHCFGCGAHGTAIGFLMEYEHMDFVEAVESLAQSLGLEVPREGPAGPAAARAEPADDLYALNERAAAFFRDQLKQSPQAIGYLKSRGLTGQTAAAFGLGYAPNQWDALLRHLDVPESLLEKAGLVSRNDRGQVYDKFRHRIMFPIRDRRGRVIGFGGRILGETSEGPGSGGPKYLNSPETPVFHKGRSLYGLFEARKASTRLERLMIVEGYMDVIALAQQGIPYAVATLGTATTREHVEQLFRVVPELVYCFDGDRAGRQAAWRALENTLPALQDGREVRFLFLPEGEDPDTLVRKEGKDGFEDRLDTQTQSLSDYLFQELEERSPSTSLEGRARLAKTAGELIRELPEGLLHAQILNRLADLTGLDRRALGQYLPKGGAAAPPPESPEESRPRARGRGLQVTPVRVAIACLLSDPELAAPPMDLDYLRNLEIPGVDLLHDLLETLRSSPHLTTAALLERWRDTPQGPHLAKLAGWSPEGMAEVGAEVLFRDALQQLARQADIQRTEVLLAKSRRPEGLTSEEKSELQRLFKRRGQG; this is encoded by the coding sequence ATGTCGCGCATCCCCCAGTCCTTTATCGACGACCTGCTCGCGCGGGTCGACATCGTCGAGGTGATCGACGCACGCGTGCCGCTCAAGAAATCGGGCCACGAGTACAAGGCCTGCTGCCCCTTCCATAACGAAAAGACACCGTCCTTTTACGTCAGCCCCGGCAAGCAGTTCTATCACTGCTTCGGCTGCGGTGCGCACGGCACGGCCATCGGCTTCCTGATGGAATACGAACACATGGACTTCGTGGAGGCGGTGGAGTCCCTCGCCCAGTCCCTGGGGCTGGAGGTGCCCCGCGAAGGCCCGGCCGGGCCCGCCGCCGCCCGCGCCGAGCCCGCGGACGACCTCTACGCCCTGAACGAACGGGCCGCGGCCTTTTTCCGCGATCAGCTCAAGCAGTCTCCGCAGGCCATCGGTTACCTGAAATCGCGCGGCCTGACGGGCCAGACCGCCGCCGCCTTCGGGCTCGGCTACGCCCCCAACCAGTGGGACGCCCTGCTGCGCCACCTCGACGTGCCGGAATCCCTGCTGGAGAAGGCCGGGCTGGTCTCGCGCAACGACCGCGGCCAGGTGTACGACAAGTTTCGCCACCGCATCATGTTCCCGATCCGCGACCGGCGCGGGCGGGTCATCGGCTTCGGCGGGCGCATCCTGGGCGAGACCTCCGAGGGCCCCGGGAGCGGCGGCCCCAAATATCTCAACTCGCCGGAAACGCCCGTCTTTCACAAAGGGCGTTCGCTCTACGGCCTGTTCGAGGCCCGCAAGGCCAGCACCCGCCTGGAACGATTGATGATCGTGGAAGGCTACATGGACGTCATCGCCCTGGCGCAGCAGGGCATTCCCTATGCGGTCGCCACCCTGGGAACGGCCACCACCCGCGAACACGTCGAGCAGCTGTTTCGCGTGGTGCCCGAGCTCGTCTATTGCTTCGACGGGGACCGGGCCGGCCGCCAAGCGGCGTGGCGCGCCCTGGAAAACACCCTGCCCGCCCTGCAGGACGGACGCGAGGTGCGCTTTTTGTTCCTGCCGGAGGGGGAGGACCCCGACACCCTGGTGCGCAAGGAAGGCAAGGACGGTTTCGAGGATCGCCTGGACACCCAGACCCAAAGCCTCAGCGACTACCTGTTCCAGGAACTCGAAGAACGCAGCCCGTCGACCAGCCTGGAAGGCCGCGCCCGCCTGGCCAAGACGGCCGGCGAACTGATCCGCGAGCTGCCGGAAGGCCTGCTGCACGCCCAGATTCTTAACCGCCTCGCGGATCTGACCGGGCTGGACCGCCGGGCGCTGGGGCAGTATCTGCCCAAAGGCGGGGCCGCCGCACCGCCGCCCGAATCACCCGAAGAATCCCGGCCGCGCGCCCGTGGCCGCGGGCTGCAGGTCACGCCCGTCCGGGTCGCCATCGCCTGCCTGCTCAGCGATCCCGAGCTGGCCGCGCCCCCTATGGATCTGGATTACCTGCGTAATCTGGAGATCCCGGGGGTGGATTTATTGCATGACCTGCTTGAAACATTGCGTTCCAGCCCGCATCTAACTACTGCAGCGCTGTTGGAGCGCTGGCGCGATACCCCGCAGGGGCCGCATCTCGCCAAACTGGCGGGCTGGAGCCCGGAAGGCATGGCGGAGGTCGGCGCGGAGGTATTGTTTCGTGACGCCCTGCAGCAACTGGCCCGGCAGGCCGATATACAGCGTACCGAGGTCCTTTTGGCCAAGTCGCGCCGCCCCGAAGGGCTGACCAGCGAGGAAAAAAGCGAGCTCCAGCGCCTTTTCAAGCGTCGCGGGCAGGGCTGA
- the rpoD gene encoding RNA polymerase sigma factor RpoD: MEYQQEQQSRLKELIAKGKEQGFLTYAEVNDHLPDSIVDPEQIEDIVGMINDMGITVHEQAPDADSLLLSDSSTSADEDAAEEAAAALASVEAEFGRTTDPVRMYMREMGTVELLTREGEIAIAKRIEEGLGQVLYALAHYPGTIELLLEEYAKVEREEQKLTDVVVRFIDLNELAQEPTPPPQANVEASNDDSNDDDDESDSEPEDTGPDPEEARARFTALRELLEQALTAARRGHHVKFAKLREEIANQYIELKLVPRLVDQMVANLRDTVDRIRGQERQILSLCVSQAHMPRKTFIDSFPENETNPKWIDSHLKGRQKYVTKLKELKDDVLRAQKKLAAIEDETQLSINEIKEINRQMSIGEAKARRAKKEMVEANLRLVISIAKKYTNRGLQFLDLIQEGNIGLMKAVDKFEYRRGYKFSTYATWWIRQAITRSIADQARTIRIPVHMIETINKLNRISRQMLQEMGREATPEELSERMEMPEDKVRKVLKIAKEPISMETPIGDDEDSHLGDFIEDINVLSPVESATTESLGEATKDVLSTLTPREAKVLRMRFGIEMNTDHTLEEVGKQFDVTRERIRQIEAKALRKLRHPTRSERLRSFLDVEG; this comes from the coding sequence ATGGAATATCAGCAAGAACAGCAATCACGGCTTAAAGAACTCATCGCCAAAGGCAAGGAACAGGGCTTCCTGACCTATGCCGAGGTGAATGATCACCTGCCCGACAGCATCGTCGATCCCGAACAGATCGAGGATATTGTCGGCATGATCAATGACATGGGTATCACCGTCCATGAACAGGCTCCCGATGCCGATAGCCTGCTGCTGTCCGACTCCAGCACCAGCGCGGACGAGGACGCCGCCGAGGAGGCCGCCGCCGCCCTGGCCAGCGTGGAGGCCGAATTCGGTCGCACCACCGACCCGGTGCGCATGTACATGCGCGAGATGGGTACGGTCGAGCTGCTGACCCGCGAGGGCGAGATCGCCATCGCCAAGCGCATCGAGGAAGGTCTGGGCCAGGTGCTGTACGCGCTTGCCCACTACCCCGGCACCATCGAGCTGCTGCTCGAGGAATACGCCAAGGTCGAGCGCGAGGAACAGAAGCTGACCGACGTGGTCGTGCGCTTCATCGATCTGAACGAGCTGGCCCAGGAGCCCACCCCGCCCCCGCAGGCGAACGTGGAGGCCAGCAACGACGACTCCAATGATGATGACGACGAGTCCGACAGCGAACCGGAGGACACCGGTCCCGATCCCGAGGAGGCGCGCGCCCGCTTCACCGCCCTGCGCGAGCTGCTCGAACAGGCCCTGACCGCCGCCCGCCGCGGCCATCACGTCAAGTTCGCCAAGCTGCGCGAGGAAATCGCCAACCAGTACATCGAACTCAAGCTGGTCCCGCGTCTGGTCGACCAGATGGTGGCGAACCTGCGCGACACCGTCGACCGCATCCGCGGCCAGGAACGCCAGATCCTGTCGCTGTGCGTCAGCCAGGCGCATATGCCGCGCAAGACCTTCATCGACAGCTTCCCCGAGAACGAGACCAACCCGAAGTGGATCGACAGCCACCTCAAGGGCCGGCAGAAATACGTCACCAAGCTCAAGGAGCTGAAGGATGACGTCCTGCGCGCCCAGAAAAAGCTGGCCGCCATCGAGGACGAAACTCAGCTCAGCATCAACGAGATCAAGGAAATCAATCGTCAGATGTCCATCGGCGAGGCCAAGGCGCGTCGGGCCAAGAAGGAAATGGTCGAGGCCAACCTGCGTCTGGTGATCTCCATCGCCAAGAAGTACACCAACCGCGGCCTGCAGTTCCTGGACCTGATCCAGGAAGGCAACATCGGCCTGATGAAGGCGGTGGACAAGTTCGAATACCGCCGTGGCTACAAGTTCTCGACCTACGCCACCTGGTGGATCCGGCAGGCCATCACCCGCTCCATCGCGGACCAGGCCCGCACCATCCGCATCCCGGTGCACATGATCGAGACCATCAACAAGCTCAACCGCATCTCCCGCCAGATGCTGCAGGAGATGGGCCGCGAGGCCACGCCCGAAGAGCTGTCCGAGCGTATGGAAATGCCCGAGGACAAGGTGCGCAAGGTGCTCAAGATCGCCAAGGAACCCATCTCGATGGAAACCCCGATCGGCGACGACGAAGACTCGCATCTCGGCGACTTCATCGAGGATATCAACGTCCTATCGCCCGTGGAATCGGCCACCACCGAAAGCCTCGGCGAAGCGACCAAGGACGTGTTGTCCACCCTGACGCCGCGCGAAGCCAAGGTGCTGCGCATGCGTTTCGGCATCGAAATGAACACCGACCACACCCTCGAGGAGGTCGGCAAGCAGTTCGACGTCACCCGTGAGCGTATACGCCAGATCGAGGCCAAGGCCCTGCGCAAGCTGCGCCACCCCACGCGCTCCGAGCGCCTGCGCAGCTTCCTGGACGTCGAAGGCTGA
- a CDS encoding class II fructose-bisphosphate aldolase family protein, which translates to MPLVNMKDMIDHAYQHNYAVGAFELVNLEFLQGVMAAAERCRAPVILSLGESHFEFVDFDLMVSAVECAAQRASVPVAIHLHHGLGLQSAVRAINGGCNGVMVDVSHRALGENINITREVVSMAHGCGVPVEGALGYVPNAEGEGAPSEPNQVVYTAVTEARGYVDKTGVDFLAVSIGTLRGRMKTKPKLNLQRLKQINEALGIPLTIYGGSGLNDSQYGRLIANGVAKIHYHTALADVALEQVRASTRGNAKTHFRGAMRAVQEAVEQETERCLRLWGAAGRAAEVLERCRHWVPVEHIVTHDAEGLDDMGAEAVMAEGRRILSTIPGVREVGSGKVMRDDGLCRYSWLVRFCHTAAVASYREHPDYVSFVSQRLRPGLRVGADSHLNSWSAGSAQPSESHLGWLSQAPRG; encoded by the coding sequence ATGCCACTGGTGAACATGAAAGACATGATCGATCACGCCTACCAGCACAATTACGCTGTGGGCGCGTTTGAATTGGTCAATCTGGAGTTTCTGCAGGGGGTGATGGCGGCGGCGGAGCGCTGCCGGGCACCGGTTATCCTGAGTTTGGGGGAGTCGCATTTCGAATTTGTCGACTTCGATCTGATGGTTTCTGCCGTGGAGTGTGCTGCGCAGCGTGCCTCCGTTCCGGTGGCGATCCATTTGCACCATGGCCTTGGCCTCCAATCTGCAGTTCGTGCTATCAATGGCGGATGCAACGGCGTCATGGTCGATGTTTCCCATCGCGCGTTGGGGGAAAACATCAACATTACGCGCGAGGTCGTTTCCATGGCCCACGGTTGCGGTGTGCCGGTGGAAGGCGCGCTGGGCTATGTGCCAAATGCTGAGGGTGAAGGCGCGCCGTCGGAGCCGAATCAGGTTGTATATACGGCGGTAACGGAGGCACGCGGGTATGTGGACAAGACCGGCGTCGACTTCCTCGCGGTATCCATCGGGACCTTGCGCGGGCGCATGAAGACAAAGCCCAAGCTCAACCTGCAGCGCCTCAAACAGATCAACGAAGCGTTGGGCATACCGCTGACAATCTACGGAGGATCCGGCCTAAACGACAGTCAGTACGGGCGGCTGATCGCAAACGGCGTCGCCAAGATCCACTACCACACCGCGCTTGCCGATGTGGCTCTGGAGCAGGTGCGGGCGAGCACCAGGGGCAATGCCAAAACCCATTTCAGGGGTGCGATGCGCGCGGTACAGGAGGCGGTGGAACAGGAGACCGAGCGTTGCCTGCGGCTCTGGGGGGCGGCCGGTCGTGCCGCCGAGGTATTGGAGCGATGCCGGCATTGGGTGCCGGTCGAACATATCGTTACCCATGATGCGGAAGGCCTGGATGACATGGGGGCCGAAGCGGTCATGGCGGAGGGACGGCGGATTCTCAGCACGATTCCCGGCGTGCGCGAGGTCGGTTCCGGCAAAGTGATGCGCGACGACGGGCTGTGTCGATACAGCTGGCTGGTGCGCTTTTGTCACACGGCGGCCGTCGCCAGCTATCGTGAGCATCCGGACTATGTCTCGTTCGTCAGTCAGCGATTGCGTCCGGGCCTGCGCGTCGGTGCCGATTCGCATTTGAATTCCTGGAGCGCGGGCAGCGCCCAGCCTTCAGAAAGTCACCTCGGCTGGTTGTCCCAGGCCCCACGAGGTTAA
- a CDS encoding LysR family transcriptional regulator, protein MPIRRATLHQLRIFDALAQHMSITRTAEALHLTPPAVSIQVKQLAEAAGQPLVEQVGKKLYLTEAGEAVASACRDVSARMERLVQELAAIQGLEKGSLSVSILTTAKYFVPQLLGQLSEQHPGIEVSLFVGNRKRILDRLAHNQDDLYILGQPPENLGVVTIPFAPNPLVAIAHPEHPLAKEKNISPQRLAEEPFIARERGSGTRLGCEAFFQSHGTTPRVRMELGSNEAIKQTVAGRLGISIVAKITVEAEVARGDLVILDVQGLPLERQWHLVYPEHKILAPAAQAFKDFLISQHIGEPTQA, encoded by the coding sequence ATGCCTATTCGACGCGCCACGCTTCATCAGCTCAGGATCTTCGACGCCCTGGCCCAGCACATGAGCATCACCCGCACTGCGGAGGCGCTGCACCTGACCCCGCCGGCGGTTTCCATCCAGGTGAAACAGCTGGCTGAAGCGGCCGGTCAGCCGCTGGTGGAACAGGTAGGAAAAAAGCTCTACCTCACCGAAGCGGGCGAAGCGGTCGCTTCGGCCTGCCGCGACGTCTCGGCGCGTATGGAACGGCTCGTCCAGGAACTGGCCGCCATCCAGGGACTCGAGAAAGGCTCGCTCAGCGTTTCCATTCTCACCACGGCCAAATATTTCGTGCCGCAACTGCTGGGCCAACTGAGCGAGCAGCACCCGGGCATCGAGGTCTCACTGTTCGTGGGCAATCGAAAAAGAATTCTCGACCGGCTCGCCCACAACCAGGATGACCTGTACATTCTGGGGCAACCGCCGGAAAACCTGGGCGTCGTCACCATTCCCTTTGCACCCAATCCGTTGGTCGCCATCGCTCACCCGGAACATCCGTTAGCCAAAGAAAAGAACATTTCTCCCCAACGCCTGGCTGAAGAACCGTTCATCGCACGGGAACGAGGATCCGGCACCCGCCTGGGATGCGAAGCCTTTTTCCAAAGTCATGGCACAACACCGCGGGTGCGGATGGAGCTGGGCAGCAACGAAGCCATCAAGCAGACCGTTGCGGGCAGGCTGGGCATTTCCATCGTCGCAAAGATCACCGTCGAAGCGGAAGTCGCACGAGGCGATCTCGTTATCCTGGACGTTCAGGGCCTGCCGCTGGAACGCCAGTGGCATCTGGTTTATCCGGAGCACAAGATCCTGGCACCGGCGGCTCAAGCGTTCAAAGACTTCCTGATATCCCAGCACATCGGAGAGCCGACTCAGGCATGA
- a CDS encoding NUDIX hydrolase has protein sequence MHRQALLELLTRHRSRFMEESAYIARARVFVEQHPDCFHRDLWPAHVTGSAWVVNPDHSHVLLMHHRKHDQWFQPGGHADGEADIVAVALRETAEETGIDPERVRLVDGQIFDLDIHRIPAMHGDPQHEHIDVRFLVEIDERLPVPGNNESHEVRWVPVGQVSRFNNNRSTFRMVEKTRRLRPQFAHA, from the coding sequence ATGCATCGTCAGGCACTCCTCGAATTGTTGACCCGGCACCGCTCGCGGTTCATGGAGGAGTCGGCCTATATCGCCCGGGCAAGGGTTTTTGTGGAGCAGCACCCGGACTGCTTTCATCGTGATCTTTGGCCGGCCCATGTCACGGGTTCGGCCTGGGTGGTCAATCCGGATCACTCGCACGTGCTGCTGATGCATCACCGCAAACATGATCAATGGTTTCAACCCGGGGGTCATGCCGACGGCGAGGCCGATATCGTAGCGGTGGCCTTGCGCGAGACCGCGGAAGAGACCGGCATCGACCCGGAGCGCGTGCGGTTGGTCGATGGTCAGATCTTCGATCTTGATATCCATCGTATCCCGGCCATGCATGGCGATCCTCAACATGAGCATATCGATGTCCGCTTTCTTGTGGAGATCGACGAGCGGCTGCCCGTACCGGGCAATAATGAGTCACATGAGGTGCGATGGGTACCGGTCGGGCAGGTATCGCGATTCAACAACAACCGCTCGACCTTTCGTATGGTGGAAAAGACCCGCAGGCTGCGACCGCAATTCGCTCATGCCTGA
- a CDS encoding BMC domain-containing protein, producing the protein MIELRTYVYIDSLQPQLAEYMATVSQGFLPVPGDACLWVEVSPGMAIHRLTDIALKSTRVNLAQQVVERAYGSMVVHHRDQSDVQEAGRVILQHLGAQVQDRQPCQVAWQEVIRGMTPDHTVLINRQNRRGSMILPEQSMFILETEPAGYIVYAANQAEKAANITLIDVRAVGAYGRLTLAGSEADVDEAAAAAIAAVNNPSGT; encoded by the coding sequence ATGATAGAACTTCGGACATACGTGTATATCGACTCGTTGCAGCCGCAACTTGCCGAGTATATGGCCACGGTCTCGCAGGGGTTCCTGCCGGTGCCCGGGGATGCCTGCCTGTGGGTGGAAGTTTCCCCCGGCATGGCAATCCACCGGCTCACCGATATCGCGCTGAAATCCACCCGGGTGAATCTGGCGCAGCAGGTCGTCGAGCGCGCCTATGGTTCCATGGTGGTTCACCACCGCGACCAAAGCGACGTGCAGGAAGCCGGCAGGGTCATTCTCCAGCATCTGGGGGCGCAGGTGCAGGACCGTCAGCCCTGTCAGGTCGCCTGGCAGGAAGTGATTCGTGGCATGACACCGGACCATACGGTGCTGATCAATCGGCAGAACCGTCGCGGTTCGATGATTCTGCCCGAGCAGAGCATGTTCATTCTGGAGACCGAGCCGGCCGGTTACATCGTTTATGCCGCCAATCAGGCGGAGAAGGCGGCCAATATTACCCTCATCGATGTGCGCGCCGTCGGCGCCTATGGCCGTCTGACCCTGGCGGGCAGCGAGGCGGATGTCGACGAGGCTGCGGCTGCGGCTATCGCTGCCGTCAACAATCCATCGGGGACATGA
- a CDS encoding P-II family nitrogen regulator — protein MKNLNFSPLKKLEIILGGEHQGFVADILDRAGVTGYTIVNNLSGKGSHGFRTGHLMFNEDDVLIMIIAAVPEELVNPILEGLAPFYNEHSGVVFISDIQITRLVKFSG, from the coding sequence ATGAAGAATCTGAATTTCAGCCCGTTGAAGAAGCTTGAGATAATCCTCGGCGGCGAGCACCAGGGCTTTGTCGCCGATATCCTGGATCGGGCCGGGGTGACGGGTTATACGATCGTAAACAACCTTTCGGGCAAAGGCAGTCATGGATTCCGTACGGGGCATCTCATGTTTAATGAGGATGATGTGCTGATCATGATCATTGCCGCCGTTCCCGAGGAGCTGGTGAATCCGATCCTGGAGGGGCTTGCTCCCTTTTATAACGAGCATTCCGGCGTGGTGTTCATCTCTGATATTCAGATCACCCGATTGGTGAAATTCAGCGGCTGA